attatttaaaaaaattaattaattggatgattatcattattttgatcatatgattctaaataataaattaacaatagAAGAGAGATAGTTAAATAAAgactttgattaattaaaatataaattttaaaatactacaAACTTGAAGCATGtacaatgtttatttttattacactaatgaaaatctaaaacataattaaCCTAGCCACTTATCGATTTCATTTAAGAATTAAGAGCTTACGAGAAGCAGTGCACCATCTAGCATAAGAGGCATGGAGGTTAGGCCAGTCAGAAGACGGGCTATATGTGAAGTGGTGCAGCCACAAAGACAAGACCTCCTCCTGCTCTTCTTCATGTTCCAGCCTATCTATCATCTCTTCCAATGTTCTCTCTAGTTCAGCCCTTTCTCTCACGCTGAGGACTGGTGCATCGGAGCCATTGCTTGCTCTACATAGTAATGGCAGCCAAgacatcatcatcttcatcatcgtTTGCCTTTCTTGTTCTCTTTGGCCTTCTTCAGTTTCTTCAAGTCCCAACTCCTTGGCTTGTTTAAACAGGAACGCTGAAAAGAATTTCAAGCAGTTAAACACACTCTTAGTATagatttaaacaaattaaacacaGAAGAATCAGCAAGCAATTAGGAAGCCTtgtctcctcttctttttccccctttttttgaatatttttcacTGCAAGTTCATTAGTTGAGCCTGTAGGTTTCTTGCTTTAACCATGGATGAGAAACATTCAGAAAAACTCGCATAAGAACAAACCTGCACCTGTCTCATGCATCACGACATGATCCTATAGGACTTAttattgattggaatttcttgTTTGACCAATGAAGAGTGCgtctatataatttatttaaaaacaattgtacATAAGactgtttttcctttcaatcaCAGGATTCTATGCATGTCAGCCCTCACGAACACATCCCATTAGTAGAATTCTCTTGTTCTTTATCTGTGGTTTAAATAGTGGTCAAACTCGGATGGCCGCAGTACCTGGTCTCTGTAATTGGCCGTCAAGAAACTTTTCTGAGATAAATTCTATGCATTGacattttattcattaaaaaacatctaccatcttattaattaattttttttccataaaataaaatagaaatatttgTTCATGTAGTTTTCCCAAATAATATCATGAAATTTTAAACTTGTTGTTAAACTTGGTTGCCATCCGTTAAATTATTCTTAGAAAACTAGTGATATGAAGTTTGATTTAAGCTGAATTTTAAATTGAGCTGATTTTAACTTGATCTGATAGACCCAACTAAATTGTCAACtatattatcaacaaaaaagaagtgCTAGCAAAGAGTGTTAATTGAAGTGCAATCAATGGCGTATAATCAAAATGAGGGAAAATCAAACCAATCAAGAATATAAgcaatcaaaaactaaaatagaacCTTTTCTAAGAATGTATgtattgattgaaaaataataataatagccgTTTAACTTCGTTTAGGAAATTAAAGCTCTGGCTTAGGCCCAATTAGTCCTGAAAGAATTAACTTACCTGAGACTTTCACCAGTGAACCCTGTAGCCGAGCCTCAGCTGAGAGAGCAAGCCATGCCATGTTTGAAGCCGAAGCCCACCTCCAAACAGCTTCTTCCCCACATCCACAAGTAGCCAATTTCTGACCCAACCAAAGCAGCTCAGCCGCCAACTTCTCTGCGGACCGGTCCAACCCTTCTCCACCTCTACCAAACCTGGCCCAACTCCTATCCCGAACAGCCCGAACTGCTTTTAAGACCCGGTTCAACCGATCATTAACTGGTCCAGTCCTTGAGCCGCCATTTTCACCCCCATCACGCCCTATTTCCATCATGGCTGCTTCAAGCTGGCTAAGAGTCCTTGAAAAAGCCGCAGATAAAACCCCACGGTTGACTTCTCGTAAAGCCTCGAAGTTTTCTTTATGGTTATCATCTATAAGCTTCTCTGCTAATGATCTCACTATTTCATACTTTCTTGAGCTAACAGGAATATCATTGACGATTGACAATAGCTGTGTAAGTGCTCGAGCAATACCTGAATCTCCAAAACTTGATGAGGGCAAGTAGTTTTCACTTTTGGGTGGCTTAAGAGGATGGTACTGATGAAAATTGTTGTTATTATGATCTTGGTCACTAGGGTTTAAAGAAGGGAATAGAGAAGGAAGTAAAcgtaaaaagaagagaaaagaagtgaCAAGAAGATAACGAATGTGTTCAAgaagtttatatttttgtgCTAAGGTAACAAGGG
This genomic interval from Populus alba chromosome 1, ASM523922v2, whole genome shotgun sequence contains the following:
- the LOC118055263 gene encoding uncharacterized protein; the encoded protein is MGMMETSPTTIAPLLIRNVATTIFIFADKSLVTLAQKYKLLEHIRYLLVTSFLFFLRLLPSLFPSLNPSDQDHNNNNFHQYHPLKPPKSENYLPSSSFGDSGIARALTQLLSIVNDIPVSSRKYEIVRSLAEKLIDDNHKENFEALREVNRGVLSAAFSRTLSQLEAAMMEIGRDGGENGGSRTGPVNDRLNRVLKAVRAVRDRSWARFGRGGEGLDRSAEKLAAELLWLGQKLATCGCGEEAVWRWASASNMAWLALSAEARLQGSLVKVSAFLFKQAKELGLEETEEGQREQERQTMMKMMMSWLPLLCRASNGSDAPVLSVRERAELERTLEEMIDRLEHEEEQEEVLSLWLHHFTYSPSSDWPNLHASYARWCTASRKLLILK